In Dysidea avara chromosome 6, odDysAvar1.4, whole genome shotgun sequence, the genomic stretch CTTGCTGATCAGGTCTGTGATGTGATGGTTTAGCTTGTTCACCTCATCCTCACTGAGACGGTTTGACGGTAGTCTTGACTGGCAACTAGCACATGTACTGTAGGGTGTGGATggacacaaacatgtacaatgAACATACTGCAAATATACATATAccaatgtacatgcatacaggTACATACAGGgatgtgctggtttagaatagtggtggctacaaaAGACAGGGTTGAGTCCAGAAGTGTAGGATAGGGTCTTAACTGAAGTGAATTGGTGGTGGTTTGTGAGTGgtagtggtggctattttatttgAGTGCTGGTTGGTACCGACCATTGCCGACCACTGTGGGCACATCcccatacatacatagctaatacatacaatacatgaacTTATACTTATcccatacacacatacacaaatgtgcatgtatgtattgaATATGgtatacatattacataatgtATATAATGTCCATAACATCCATACACACAGTATGGACAATTGCAGACatgaatacatgtacaaaaactACAAGTATGACACACACATATTATTGGCTAAATAAAAATTTCTTATGTCAAATTTTCGTTTTTATCACCGATAAGTAAAATTGATGACCTGCAAACTGTGCCAGCTTGGATACTATGGTACTATGGGAGGAGGTACTAAGTGCCAGAGGAGGGCGGACACGATTTAAGCACTGCTAGAATATATTATACAACTGGTTCATTTATAACATACTGAAGAACACTAAGCTTACAACTGGAGTTACCACGCAATGTTTATTGCTACTTCTTATGGAATGCGAAGGACTGAGGTAATTACACGCGATATACGTTGTTAATATTGCCATAAACCAAAGGATTTTAAAAAAACCAAACGCACCATCTTAAACCTTACAATTTGATTATCCAGtaaaccccattcaaccccaccgTTCACTAGATTTGTATTTTCTCGAATGACAGTAAACTCTGTTACAAGTTATACGCACCATTATAATAAAGTAGCAGTGTATATTTtgcagttacatattattttgCATATTTACACGATGGGTACACAGTCACACAACTGCACACCCAAATACAGTAGGAATGTACCTGTGCAATAGCAACATTAAAGTTTCTGCCTTATCCCTTGGTACGTAGCTTGTACAACTAAACCCAAAACACACTTAACAATTATATATTAATAGGATAAATGACGTACGTATGTACAGTGTAGTTACCTTCTTTCAATGGTTGTCAGTGATGTATTCCAACAGTGCCCATACCTGTAGAACAAACATAGGTATGTATAGTTTATAGTACTAAACAGCTCACCTGTTATTGTACTCATCATAATACTCCTTAAAGTGATGGACCAGATCTTCTTCAACTGGTACATGCAGTGACGAGTAGTGCTGTAGTAACTTCATCACACCCTCAGGAAGTTCTTTATCGAGACAAAACGTAATAAACTGTTTAATAAGGTGTACTGGAGGTAGGGTGGATTGCTCAAGGTACACTTCAAAATACATTATGCTGTTCTTAATGTCACCATTAGCCAACCGATTCTTAAACAAGACATTTAGCAGGTCCTTACGAAGAGAAAACCCCTCATTAATCATTAAATCATACACTTTCATAGCTTCATCATATCCATAAAATGTCAGAGTGCCGCTAACAATGGCAGTATATAACTGAACATCATGAGACACATTGTGGTCTTTGATGTAACTCAAGATAGTCGAGAACACACTCTCATGTTGGTACTCTGTTGCATACTTCAGTAGAGAACAGTAGATGTTAAGATTGATGTGGTAGTTCGATTTTATCATATAGTTGAGCAGCTTGAGTGCACCATCCAGCTCACCAGACTTTGCAAGGTTTATTAACTTGTATTGTAGTTTGAATAGTGAAGGTCCATTGGTGGTTATTGTTTTGGGAATGACATGATTGATATTAGCAGAAGTTTTGGCATTTGCTGTCGTTGTGTTAAAACAAATATGGCTGAGTATGGCAGCTCTGTTATGCACAATGGAAGAAGATTCTGTGATGAAACAAAAATGGCTTGACGTTAGAAATAATTCACACAGTCATATGTAAACCAAAATACCAAAATACCACTACAGATACTTATTATCACATGCATGCAAAGTAATTGTCACCATGAGTTTACAACTATGTAATTTCTGACACAATTGATGACACCTGAAATGTCATAATGGCCTTTGAAATTCTGATATCTGTCTAGCTAGTAAGTTTATCCTACATTCTCTCATAAGGATTTTGTTACAGTACataacatcaagagttaataagttatataattatgcaccactctgtgtgggcagttcaaaggtgcCACGAGTGCTATAATTCGTATATAGCACTGCTGCACtaaccgcagcgagtgcattataacgtataatgcactgaccacatatattgcactggctgtggtTTTGTGCTACATTGCACAAGTGCCGACGACacttcacctaataggtggcaaGATGCTACACCGTTTACTTGAATTCTTATATAGCCTAACATGCGAAATTCGATTGTGGGGCCATACAGGGAACGTCACTACTACGTTATATGTGTGATATAAAAGCAACCAATGGTGATCAAAGGAGGAAAACACGGCAGGTAAAACTctatttacatatatataaacacaGTTACATACATTACTAGTTTGATCGAAGCTTCCACCTTGACAAATCGCTTTTTAAATATTATTCTAATTGATATTCACCATAACAATCGATTATGGCATTGCTATGTGATTGTATGTATGTTCAAGGCCATGCTTGATACGTAATAATGTCGTTAGTTTTAGAGCGCCACAATCAATACTGACATTCTACTTTATAAAAGAAATGTAGCTGCAGCATTATAAAAATTATTGCTTGTTACCAGCCTTCTGCAAACCTGTCAATGTTATATGTCACTGGCCTGTCACAGCACTGTATTGTAGATAATGCTGTTGTGCCATACCTGGGACAGGCCTGTCTGGCAGGATTGCTGCAGGATGGTAATGGTGCTGTAGCAGGTACGTAATTTGAATTTACAGGCCTGTCACGGTCATGGACCAGTGTATCCTGAAAAACAATTTTGTACAACAGGCCTGGAATGTACATGTAGTAATTTGCTATGGTGACCACTGTTGCTACTAGTTACTGTATTGTTTAGTCACCAACTACAGGCTTTAGCTTACTTTGCATATTTCCAAGTTTTATGCAGTATAGAGAGCAGTTATACTCATGCCATATTGACTAACTTGCCACTCC encodes the following:
- the LOC136257240 gene encoding uncharacterized protein, with the protein product MMIRNVRLVSRYFTTSRANIAAKSSSIVHNRAAILSHICFNTTTANAKTSANINHVIPKTITTNGPSLFKLQYKLINLAKSGELDGALKLLNYMIKSNYHINLNIYCSLLKYATEYQHESVFSTILSYIKDHNVSHDVQLYTAIVSGTLTFYGYDEAMKVYDLMINEGFSLRKDLLNVLFKNRLANGDIKNSIMYFEVYLEQSTLPPVHLIKQFITFCLDKELPEGVMKLLQHYSSLHVPVEEDLVHHFKEYYDEYNNRYGHCWNTSLTTIERSTCASCQSRLPSNRLSEDEVNKLNHHITDLISKKVGSLPSGKYDLKEMERLKEMVSAHSPFEYVMDAANVGHTGETSFSFNKVLEMCKRLMEKKDCKLLVIGHQFMHTHFINVNGKPVTEQEAIDYYAKQGVYFFFKHYRIPDDYCVMYATLNSSNKTMFITNDRFLDHIVTMELKGEMEILFRQWQSSQQIKLKYDDDDDDGNIRLIYPRHYETKVHIEDDGCCHIPIQQSQQWLCVRKSEHKPNYIL